The following are from one region of the Nicotiana tomentosiformis chromosome 7, ASM39032v3, whole genome shotgun sequence genome:
- the LOC104099160 gene encoding MYB-like transcription factor ETC3: MADEQSSTSNNACVVSAETTTEETSKLQFSEDEEMLIAKMFNLVGQRWSLIAGRIPGRTPEEIEKYCNSRYVIHKPAKCLKISSSINEERRKFENNLS, translated from the exons ATGGCAGATGAACAATCGagcacatcaaataatgcctgcGTGGTCTCAGCTG AGACCACCACCGAAGAAACCTCTAAACTTCAATTTTCAGAAGATGAGGAAATGCTCATTGCAAAAATGTTTAACTTGGTTGGGCAGCG gtggtcaTTAATTGCTGGAAGAATCCCAGGAAGAACTCCTGAAGAAATTGAGAAGTACTGCAACTCGAGATACGTAATCCATAAGCCAGCAAAATGCTTGAAAATTTCCTCCTCCATTAATGAAGAAAGACGGAAGTTTGAAAACAACCTCTCCTAA
- the LOC104099185 gene encoding polyubiquitin, with product MNITIVMGESEFSIEVSPQESILETKQKIENLLGVPVASQNLSVFGFELLDGLYIQGYPIITQGTKIHLTIFQNSTTIAETSLQQIGKFQIIVNISARKINIDIDRTETVRSLKEKIHIIDGTPIRRMALYFSGNELNDDYRSLIEYGVQEFSEIIVFLKTMSRMVTDPPSRGLSLVVQTSSSLLNAAKIPVEMSDLGTVNNLRQLLLDRKILPMDEYIFIHKQRIMRDSCSLRWHGVENGDFVYVFKGSVSREAC from the coding sequence GAAGTAAGCCCACAAGAGTCAATTCttgaaacaaaacaaaaaatagaaAACCTCTTAGGTGTGCCAGTGGCTTCCCAAAATCTCTCAGTTTTTGGATTTGAATTATTGGATGGACTATACATCCAAGGTTATCCAATAATTACTCAAGGTACAAAAATCCATCTAACTATATTCCAAAATAGTACTACTATTGCAGAAACATCCTTACAGCAGATTGGAAAATTCCAAATTATTGTGAACATTTCAGCTAGAAAAATCAACATAGACATTGACAGGACTGAAACTGTCCGAAGCCTAAAAGAAAAAATTCACATAATTGATGGAACCCCAATAAGGAGAATGGCTCTTTACTTCTCTGGAAATGAATTAAACGATGATTATCGGAGTTTAATTGAATATGGGGTTCAAGAATTTTCAGAAATAATTGTATTTTTAAAGACTATGTCGCGAATGGTTACTGATCCACCTTCAAGAGGACTGAGTCTAGTGGTGCAAACTTCGTCTAGTTTGCTAAATGCAGCAAAAATTCCAGTGGAAATGAGTGATTTGGGTACTGttaataatttgagacaactattaTTGGATCGAAAAATTCTGCCTATGGATGAATATATTTTCATACACAAACAAAGAATTATGAGGGATAGTTGTAGTCTTCGTTGGCATGGTGTTGAAAATGGGGATTTCGTCTATGTTTTTAAAGGGTCTGTTAGTAGGGAAGCATGTTGA